One genomic segment of Hordeum vulgare subsp. vulgare chromosome 2H, MorexV3_pseudomolecules_assembly, whole genome shotgun sequence includes these proteins:
- the LOC123426272 gene encoding ferredoxin--NADP reductase, embryo isozyme, chloroplastic: protein MASALGAQVAAVVPIGPDGRHYRSCSSLKGNNSCNKSWTGKLAWGNKTLQPRYTKKVFCMSVQQASKSKGKVGIKPLELENTKEPPLNLYKPKGPYTASIVSVERIVGPKAPGETCHIVIDHGGNVPYWEGQSYGVIPPGENPKKPGSPNTVRLYSIASTRYGDSFDGRTASLCVRRAVYYDPETGKEDPSKKGICSNFLCDSKPGDKIQITGPSGKIMLLPEDDPNTTHIMIGTGTGVAPFRGYLRRMFMEDVPSFKFGGLAWLFLGVANTDSLLYDEEFTNYLQQYPENFRYDKALSREQNNKSGGKMYVQDKIEEYSDEIFKLLDGGAHIYFCGLKGMMPGIQDTLKRVAEQRGESWDQKLSQLKKNKQWHVEVY, encoded by the exons ATGGCTTCCGCCCTCGGAGCCCAG GTGGCTGCCGTCGTGCCGATTGGTCCGGATGGTCGCCACTACAGGAGTTGTTCTTCGCTCAAG GGTAATAACTCCTGCAACAAGTCATGGACTGGAAAATTAGCATGGGGAAACAAGACCCTGCAACCAAGATATACAAAGAAGGTCTTTTGTATGTCCGTGCAACAAGCAAGCAAAAGTAAAGGTAAAGTTGGTATTAAACCTCTGGAACTGGAGAATACAAAGGAGCCACCCCTCAACTTGTACAAACCAAAGGGACCCTACACAGCCTCAATTGTCTCTGTTGAGAGAATTGTAGGTCCTAAAGCTCCTGGTGAAACATGTCATATTGTCATTGATCACGGTGGCAATGTCCCATACTGGGAAGGACAAAGTTATGGTGTCATTCCTCCA GGAGAGAACCCAAAGAAGCCTGGGTCCCCAAATACCGTCCGGCTCTATTCTATTGCATCTACTAGGTATGGTGATTCTTTTGATGGAAGGACTGCTAGTCTGTGTGTTCGCCGTGCTGTTTATTATGATCCTGAAACTGGAAAAGAAGATCCTTCAAAGAAGGGCATCTGCAGTAACTTCTTGTGTGACTCAAAACCGGGTGACAAAATTCAGATCACAG GTCCCTCGGGCAAAATAATGCTTCTGCCTGAGGATGACCCAAACACAACTCATATCATGATTGGAACTGGCACGGGTGTTGCTCCTTTCCGTGGCTACCTACGTCGTATGTTCATGGAAGATGTCCCATCTTTCAAGTTTGGTGGTCTGGCTTGGCTCTTCCTTGGTGTCGCCAACACTGATAGCCTGCTCTATGATGAAGAGTTCACAAACTACCTTCAGCAGTATCCAGAAAATTTCAG GTATGACAAAGCGTTAAGCCGGGAGCAGAACAACAAGAGTGGCGGGAAGATGTATGTGCAGGATAAGATCGAGGAGTACAGTGACGAAATCTTCAAGCTTTTGGATGGTGGTGCGCACATCTACTTCTGTGGTTTGAAGGGGATGATGCCAGGGATTCAGGACACACTCAAGAGAGTAGCTGAGCAAAGAGGTGAGAGTTGGGATCAGAAGCTGTCACAGCTGAAAAAGAACAAGCAATGGCACGTCGAGGTTTACTAG